Genomic DNA from Desulfurivibrio alkaliphilus AHT 2:
GTCTTGATCTCTATCTTGACCTGCTCAACGACCTGATCCCCACCGGCTGGGGGGACAACCCGGTGCGGTCCAGGGCGCCCAAGCTGGGGGAAATTCTCTTGGCCCAGGGTCGCATCACCGAGGATACACTGGATGAGGCATTGAGTAGCCAGGCTCGGCCGCTGGGCGAGATCCTGGTGGAGAAGGGTGCGGTAACGCCGGAGGATGTTAACCAGGCCCTGGCCAGCCAGCAGCAGGCGGCGGGGGCACCACGGCCGGCGGCCGCCCCGCCGCCGGCGCTGAAAAGGCAGGACCTGCGGGTGGACCTGGAAAAAATCGATACCCTGATCAACCTCATCGGCGAATTGGTCATCTCCGAGAACATGCTGGTCAACAACCCGGACCTGGAAGGGCTGGAACTGGAGAACTTCGCCAAAACGGCCCAGCAGATGGGCAAGATCGTCAAAGAGTTGCAGGAAGTATCCATGGCCATCCGAATGATTCCGGTTTCCGGGCTGTTCAACCGGATGACCCGCCTGGTACACGACCTTTCTCGCAAGTCCGGCAAGAAGGCCGAGCTGGTGCTGGGCGGTACTGAAACCGAGGTGGACAAGACGGTGATAGAAAAGGTCACCGACCCGCTGGTGCATCTGATCCGCAACTCCATGGACCACGGCCTGGAAAATGGCGAAGAGCGCAAGGCCGCCGGGAAGCCGCCCACCGGCACCCTGCGCCTGAGTGCCAGCCACGAAGAGGGCGCGGTGTTGATCCGGCTGGAAGATGACGGCCGGGGGCTCAACCGGGATAAGATCCTTGCCAAGGCCCGCGAGAAGGGGTTGCTCGACGGCGATGGCAGCGAACTCAGCGACAAGGAAGTGGCGGCAATGATCTTTCAACCCGGTTTTTCCACCGCCGATCAGGTCACCGATGTTTCCGGCCGGGGGGTGGGGATGGACGTGGTCAAGCAAAACCTCAACCAGATCAAGGGTAAGATCGATATCGACAGCCAGCCGGGCCGCGGCACCGTGATCAACCTGCGGATTCCGCTGACCATGGCCATCCTCGACGGGATGATGGTCCAGGTCGGAACCAGCCGCTACATTATCCCCACCCTCTCCATCCGGGAGTCTTTCCGGCCGGCCCCCGAGGCCGTCACGGTCAACCCCGATGGCCTGGAGATGGTGAGGGTACGGGAGAATTTTTACCCGGTGATCCGGCTCCATGAGCTGCACCAGATCGAAGCGGCGGTGGAGGAGCTGGGGCAGGGTATTCTGGTGCTGCTGGAAAATCAGGATCGCTGTATCTGTTTGCTGGTTGACGAAATTATCGGCCAGCAGCAGACGGTGATCAAGGGGCTTTCCGAATATATCGGCAGAATTGGTCAGGCCAGCTGTGTTTCCGGCTGCACCATAATGGGCAACGGCGAGGTTTGCCTGATTCTCGATGTTGGCAGCCTGACGGAACTTTAACAACCTTGAGTAAAACGTACTGTTAAGCGAGGGGTGAAAGATGGAAGTCAAGAACCGGAAAAAGGTTGCGGAGGCTGTTTTGGTTGACCTCAGTGCGTTGAAAACCAATGCCAGTGGCAGGAATGGTCATGGCTGATAAACTGGCGGAGCATATCCGGGAGGCGCTGCCTCAAAGCCTGGCTCAATTGCGCCAAGCGATTGATGACAACAACCCCCGGGAGATGAGCCGCCAGGCCCATGCCCTGAAAAGTCCGCTGGCCACCTTTGGCGCCTTGGGGGCCTTCAGGCTGGCCCGGGAAATGGAATTGCGGGGGGAGGCGGGTGATATGAGCCGTTCTTTGGCCCTGCTGGTCACCCTTGAAGGTGAAACGCAGCGTATTATTGATTTTTTTAACGATCCTGACTGGCGGGATCAAGTTTAAACAGTGCCGCAGACATCAAAAGGAGAGACAGGATGAGAACACTGGTGGCGGAAGATGATTTTGTCAGTCGGACGGTTTTGCAGGAAATCCTGACACCCTATGGCACCGTCCACCTGGCGGTGGACGGTGAGGAGGCCCTGGCGGCCTACGAGCGGGCCATTACCACCAGACAACCCTACGATCTGATCTGCCTGGATATCATGATGCCGAAACTGGACGGCCAGGAGGTTTTGCGCCGTATTCGGCAGCGGGAGAAAGAGCTGGGCATCGGCGGCTCGGATATGGCCAGGATCCTGATGGTCACCGCCCTGGGGGACGCCAAGAACATCATGACGGCCCTGGTCAAGGGTTCCTGCGAGGGTTACCTGGTCAAGCCCATCCGGCGCGAGAAGCTGTTGGAGCAGTTGCGTAAACTGGACATGATCCAGGAATAAAACAGCCTGAGGCCGCCGGCATGTTGAAAAGCAAAGTGGTGGGAGTGGGCGAGTTCGCCGTTTCCAGCGATCCGGGGGAGGTGGTGAAAACCTTTGCCCTGGGTTCCTGTGTGGCGGTGATCTTTCTCCACAAGCCCACCCGCACCGTGGGGCTGATCCATGTCGCCCTGCCGGAATCGTTGATCAGCCCGGATATCGCGGCCAAGCGCCCGGGCTACTTTGCCGATACCGGGGTGGAGGCCATCCTCAAGGAGATGGGCAGGTGTACCGGGACCTGCAGCACCAAGCTGGCCCAGGGGATGGTGGTCAAGATGGCCGGGGGGGCCAACGTGATGGATGCCAACAACACCTTCAATATCGGTAAACGCAATATTTTGGCCCTGAAAAAGATCCTCTGGCCTTTGGGCATGGGGCCGGTGGCCGAGGATGTGGGCGGGGGGATCAGCCGCACGGTGGCGGTGACGGTGGGAACCGGGCGGGTGATGCTGTCGTGCGCCGCCAAGGGGGAGTGGGAACTATGAAAAGTAAAGAGCAAAAGGCGGCGATTGACCAGGCCATTGGCCGTTTGCCCCGCCTTTCCGCCGCCGCCATCCGCCTGTTACGCCTGGTCCAGGAGCCCGATCATGGCCTGGCCGAGGTGGTGGCCATCGTCAAAAATGATGCCCTGCTCACCTCCCGGGTTTTAATGGTGGTCAACTCGCCGGTTTATGGTCGCCTAAACAAAATAACCGGCATTGACCACGCGGTGTCCCTGCTGGGGGAAGACCTGGTGGTGGGGGCGGCCATGAAAGAGGCCGCCGGCCTGCTACTGGACAAAAAACTCGACGGTTACGCCGCCGAGGAGGGGGAGTTGTGGCGGCATAACCTGAAGACCGCCCTGGCCGCCAAGATCCTGGCCCGGCAAACCACCGGCAAGGTCGCCCCGGAACTGGCCTTTACCTGTGGCCTGCTCCATGACTTGGGCAAGGCGGTGATCTCCGATTACCTGGGGGATAACGCCGGCCGGATCCGCCGGGCGGTGGAACAGGGCAAAGTGGCCGATTTCCTCGCCGCCGAGCGGGTTTTGCTGGGGATTGATCATGCCGAGGCAGGCTTTACCATCGCCACCAAGTGGTCCCTGCCCGTTCCCCTGCCCGAGGTCTGCCGCTTCCACCACACCCCCGGCCAGGCCCCGCCGATGTGGCGGGAGTTACTCTACATTGTCCACCTGGCCGATATTGTTGCCATGCTCTCGGGGGTCGGCACCGGGGCCGACACCCTGCAGTACCACCTGGATAGAAATTATGAAGCTTACCTGACCCTAGACGAAAAGGGGCTGCCCATGGTGGTTTTGCAGGTGGAGGAGGAGTTTAGCAAGGTGGCGGAGGTTTTTTAGGAAGGAGTAACCGTGCACCAGTAGTACTGACTTACCGGTCAAACGGGCCGTAATCGTTCAGCAGTGCCGCAGATTCGGGCAAGCAGCCAGGTGCAGCGTACACCGGGTACTCAAGCCTGGCTGATCGCCCGAAGGTGCGGTGCTGCTGAACGATTACAGGAAGGGAGGAGTTTATGCGTATTGTTATCGTGGATGATTCCGCCACCGCCCGGATGTTCATCCGGCGTTGCCTGGAAATCGCCGGTTTCCGGGAGGCGGAGATCATTGAGGCGGAAAACGGCCGCCAGGCCCTGGAAACGATCCGGCGGCAACGAGTGGATCTGGTACTCACCGATCTGACCATGCCGGTGATGGATGGCTCCACCCTGCTTAAGTGGATGAAAAGCAACCCTGAGCTGGCCGACACCAAGGTGCTGGTGGTAAGCAGTGCCGGCAATCCCGCCAAGGAAAAAGAATTACTGGAACTGGGAGCCATGGCGGTGCTTGGCAAGCCGGTCTCCCCGGCCAGGATCAGCGCCCTGTTGCAGGGCCTGCTGCCACCGCAGAGTGAGCCAAAAGGATGGGACGATGAATGAGACAAGTGCTTGGGATGAATTGTTGCCCAAGGTGATGGCGGAGGTCATGGAAAATACCGCCTTCACCGAGGCTCGGCCGGTGGCCGAGGCGCCGTGCTTTGACGAGGGGGTGAGGAGTGTCGCCCTGTTGGTCCACGACCCGGTGCAGGGGGAGTTTCGTCTGCTGATGGCCGAGCCCCTGGTCAAGCATCTGGCCGCCACGGTGTATGGTCCGGTGCTGGAGGAGATTGACGAAGCGATCGAAAACGATTTTCTGGCCGAGTTGCTCAACACCATTGCTGGTCGTCTGCTGGGGGAGATGCTGCCCCCGGAGTGCAGTTTTCAGCTGGGCCTGCCCGAGTCGCGGGAGGGCCTGGCGGCCTGTTCGCACCCACCCTGCCTGAGTTGGCATTTCACCATCGAAGAGCTGAACTGCACCATCTCCCTGCACGGTGAAACCCTGCTGGCCTTGCGGCGGCCGCCGACCCCCGCCGATGATGAGGCCGGTTATTCCTTTTTGTAGCGTGTTATTACCTGGTTGATGCTCTCCTTGAGTTTTTCTATTTTAAAGGGTTTCAGTACGTAGCCTTTGGCGCCGGCTTCAATGGCCTCAATGACCATCTGCTCCTGGCCGTGGGAGGTGACCATGATGATCAGGGCGTCGGGGTCCATGGCCAGGATGCGGCTGGTGGCGGCGATGCCGTCCATTTCCGGCATGGTGATATCCATGGTTACCAGGTCGGGCCGGGGTAAGCCTTTGTCTTTAAGGTACTTGAAGGTCTCCACCGCTTCCATGCCGCTTTTGCAGGTTTTGCTTACCTGGTGACCAAGCTGCTCCAGCATGGCCCCCAGTTTTTTTATGGTTAAAGCCGAGTCGTCGACAACCATTATCTCGAGATTAGTCATTGATTCCCTCTGCATAGTCCAGGTTCATGGTAAAAAAATCTTTCGGTCCGACAAAATGAATACTCATCAGGCCGGCGCCGGTTACAATTTGAATGGTCCGGAAAGTCGCCCCTTTGTGACGGGTAATGGTTTTGGCTTCATTGATCACCACCGGGGGGGTAATAGAAATGGTTTTCCCTTTTGTCTCATGGCCGGCAATGGCGTTGCCCGCCACGATGTTAATCATTTCCGCCACTGCTTCCTCCCGCATCTCATCCCGTTCATCGTCGGCGATTTGCAACCCTTCGGCACTGGCGGTAAGAATTTTTTCGGCCAGGTCATGGTCGAAGCTGAAGGCCACCAGCAAGCGGATTTCCGCGTCCAGAGCCAGGATTGAGGTCAATTCCCGCAACTGCATCCGCACCACGTCCTCCCCGGCCTGGTACGCCTTGTTTACGGGGATTTCCAGCTCCTCCTTCAGGTATTCGATGGTCCGTTTGCCGATGGCCTGCATCAGGCGGCGCACCCGGCCGCTATTGAGCTTGTCGTTGCTCATCACTCTCCTCCGCGGTGATGTTTATCGGTTTTTTCTCCAGATAAGGCAACCGGAAGCGGAAAGTCGTGCCCTGCCCGGGGGTTGATGTTACCTCGATGCGACCGCCAAGTCTCTCCGTTTCAGCCTTCACCGCTGCCAGTCCCACGCCGCGGCCGGATAACTCATCGGCCTGGTCCTTGGTGGTGAACTGGTCATCGAAGATCAGCAGGTGGAGTTCCGCCGGTTGGGCGGCGGCGGCCTGGTCGGCACTCAGGCGGCCGAGTTCCACGGCCTTGCGGCGAATGCTTTCGGCATCCAGGCCGCGGCCGTCGTCGCTGATTTCCAGGATAATCTCGTCGCCCTCTTGCCGCACCAGGCAGTGGAGGTGTCCCTCCTCCTCCTTGTCCTGCTCCCAGCGCTCTTCCGGTGTTTCAAGGCCGTGGTCCACCGCGTTGCGGAACAGGTGGACCAGAGACTTGCTGAAAGGCGCGTAAATCTCGGGTGCCACCAGCAGGTCTTGATCATCGATCTCGATGGGGGCCAGCTCTTTTTCCCGGCGTTCGGCCAGTTTTTGCGCCGCTTTGGCGTGGCCGGCCAGCAGGTTGCGAAACGGAACGTAGCGCAGCCGCTGCAGCCGTCGGAGCATGGTTTGGGTCTCCTCGCTGTCCAGGCTCGGGCCTTGGCCGTGCAGCAACCGCTCGGCCAGATTTTCCAGCATCTCCACTTCCTCGGCGGCCAGCAGAAGCTGGCCGCGACGGGTAAAAAAGGCTTCTCCCAGGGTCTCACGCAGGATCAGCAGGTCCTGCTCCAGGGCGGCGTCGGCCTGCTGCATTTGGTGTTGCCATTCCCGGGGGTCGGGGGTTTGTCCGGCCTTTTCCTGGTCTTGCCGCAGTTCTGTTTCGAGCTGGTGCAGGCTGCGGGGCAGGTGAATGAACTCCAGTTGGCCGAATAGTCCTTTGAAGGTGTGGACCTGGCGATAGATCTCGTTTATGGCCGATTCCCGGTCGCCGGCGGCGGCATCAAGCAGCCGGGGCAGTTCCTGTTGGCCGAAGCGGCGGTAATCGTCCAGGACCTCGAAAAGCTCCGCCGATTCGGTGGCGGCGCAGACAATCAGCCGCAGCCGGGTCTGTTCCTCGGCGACCTGGGACTCCAGGCGCAGTTTTTCGGTGATATCGGTGATGACCAGCATCATCAACCGCTCACCGATGAGCCGGTAATCGACTTCCAGCTCACGGTCGTTGAGTTGAAAATGGCCGGGCAGCAGGGAGAGCAGGGTTTCGCGTTTGAACTCATCAGGGGTTTCGAAAATCCGCCGGATATTATCGCCCAATCGGCCGGCCTCCGGCTCGTTGGCGGAGCACAGAAGCTCGGTGATGGGTTTGCCGCTCAGTTCGGCGCCCAGCAGAGTTTCGCACTCCCGGCTGTATTCCGGTTCCACTCTCAGGTCGGGGCCGAAGGAGAGAAAGCCCTGGCCGGAGTTGTCGAGCAGGCCGCTCAGGCGCCCACTTTTTTCAGTCAGTTGTTGCCGGGTGACCAGGATCTGGCGGTACATGGTGGCCACCAGGAAGGTAACCGCCAATATCAGGGCGGCGTTGAGCAGCAGAAAGTAGATCAGGCGGCGGGTGTTTTCGTGGGCCTGGGAGAGAAAGGCGCCCTTGTCCATACTGACCCCCAACACCCCGGCCAACTCGCCGACTCGCCAGTTGGTGTGGCAGACCAGGCACTGGCTGTCCACCGGGATCCGTTCATAAAAGTGAGCGGTGCGACTGCCCAGTGCTTCAGCCCGGCCCCGATCATTGAACGAGATACCCTGGTCGAGCTGGAAATGGCAGTCGGCGCAAGGCTGCCCGGCCACCTGGCGCAGGTGTTGCCGGCCGCTGGGGGAGTTGCTGCGATCCTCCAGGTTCCAGTCGTCACGCAGGAACATCCCCCTGGTTTGGCGGTAAAGCTCCTCGTTGGGGTTGATGAGATTGCCCTGGCTGTCGCGGACAAAGGGGATGCCGACGGTAACCTTGCCGGAACGGTAGTTCATCAGACCGTCGCGATCGTAAAGGGTGGTTGCGACCACGCCTTCCAGTTGGGCGATGTTGTCCATAACCAGGGCGAAGGATTTGCGCTGCCCTTTTTCGATGGAATCCCTGGTCTGGGTGATGTAGTTGGCGAGCACCCCGTAACCCTGATCCCGGATCATCGCCTCGGAGGTCTGGAGCTGGTAGTGGTGAAAAAGCACCATGGCCGGCAGGGAGGTCAGCAGCAGGCAACAAAAAACGATGCCCATGAACCGGCCCCGCACCCGTTCCGGGTCGCTGTTGCTCAACCATTGCCGCCAGGCCGGTGGTGGAGTCATTCCGTGCCTCCCCGCTCCCGGCGGTATGGAGCAATGCTGTCTCCCTGCAGCAGCCCTTTGCGCACCCGGGGGTCGTCGTAAAGATGATAAAGGACCGGCCGGGGAAAAAGCTCACTGGCGCAGCCGATACAAGGGTGGCCGGCCCGCAGGCAGTAGTTGCTGTTGCCGTTGTAACCGTTGCCGGGGCAGTCATTGTAGGTGACCGGTCCCTGGCAGCCCAATTCCAGCAGGCAGCCCTCCTCCCAGATGTGGCGGGCAAAGTCCTGTTCCTGGAACGAGGCGTAACGGGGGCAGCGCTGGTGGATGGTGTGACTGAAAAAACGGTTGGGGCGACGACGGCCGTCCAGTTCCGGTAAACTCCGGTGACGCATGAAGTACAGCAGGGTGTAAACCAGGTGCTCCGGTTTCATCGGGCAGCCGGGCAGGTTGACCACCGGGGTCTTGATTCCTTCCTGAGCCAGATGCTCGGTCAAGGAAACCACCCCGGTGAGGGTGCCGGGCATGGCAGCCACGCCGCCGGAGACAGCGCAGGTGCCGGCGGCCAGGCAGGCGCTGGCCCCCGCCGCCAGCCGGCTGACCCAATGGCCCAGGGGTTGATGGTCAAGCATACAGGCATGGGGCATGGTGGCCGGGATTCCGCCTTCCAGGACCAGGAGATAAGGTTCATCGCCATCGGCCAAGGTCGAAAGCAACTCCCCCACCTGGTTGCCGGTGGCCTGGGCCAGGTTGGGGTGGTAAAGCAGGCGACTGAACTGGGTCAACAGGTCCAGCACGGTGATCTGTTCGATATTGAGCAGGGAGATGGAGCAGCCCGAACAGGAGGAGCCTTGCAGCCAGACCAGGTTGGGGCGCGGCCGGGAGCGCTCATCTGCTTCGGCGGCCAGCAGCTCTTCAAAGGAGAGCAATGGCGCCGCCCCGGCGGCGATTACCACCCGGTAAACTTTTTTCAGGAATTCCCGGCGACTGAACGGAGTCATGAAACCTACCTAGTGCACGGAACAGGCAATGCAGGGATCCGCCGAGCGGGCGATCCGCGCCGCCTCCAGCGGTTGCTCCGGGTTGCTGATCCTGGTTCCCAGCAGCATCTTTTCCACCGCCCCGGGCTTGCCGGCGGCATCTTTGGGGCCGAAATTCCAGGTGGAGGGCACCACCAGTTCATAATTTTTGATCAAGCCGTCTTTGTCGGTTTCCAGCCAGTGCCCCAAGGCGCCCCGGGAGGCCTCGGTTATCCCCACCCCCCGGGCGTTGCGCGGCACTTCCCGTTCCTCAAACCCCAGCACGCCATCCTTTACCATTTCAAGCTGCTCCTTAAGCCGGCCGATGATCAGGGCCGCCGAGAGGTAACGGCTGAGGTGGCGGCCCATCACCGAGTTGTAATCGGCCACGGTTATGCCAAGCTCCCGATTGGTGTGGTCCACCAATTCCTTCAGAGCCTGGTTGCCGCCTTGGTGGTAGCTGTTGACGATGCGGGCCGCGGCCCCGACTTCCATGACCTCGCCGCGATAGCGGGGAGCCCGGCTCCAACTGTACTTGCCGCCTTTTCGCTGCTCTTCCCGTTGGAACTCCTGCCAGTCCAGGGGGGTGAGGCGGCTGGTGGCCAGGGGCGGCAGGGCGGTGCCGGATTGCTGGCGGTAAAAGGCGTAGGTGTGATCTTCGTTGATGGCGTCAAGCTCCAGAGGTTGGTGTTCACCGTTCAGCAGGGCGCCCCCGGCAAAGAGGTGATTGTCGCCATCGGCCTCGGGCAGGAAGGGAAAGGAGAGAAAGTTGCCGTAACCCCGGCCTTCCTGGAAGTAGTGCGGAAAGGCCCGGCAAACGCTGAAGATGTCTTCGCGGTAGGGTCCCAGCACAAAGGCTTCGGCCCGCCGCAGCAGGGTGCGATATTGGGCCAGCATTCCCAGGGTGGGCCGGGTGGTGACCCCGCCGGCTTCAATGGCCACCGGGTGCGGCGCCTTGCCGCCGAAAATGGCCACCATCTTCTGCAAATCGGCCAGCAGGGTGAAGTTGGCAAAGTAGTTGCGGACCAGCAACAGGCTGTCGGTGTCACCCGGCAGTTGATCGTCGTGGCGGTAACGGGGCAGGAACGGGGCGCCGGGGAAGATCCGGGATGAACGGACTTCTTCCTCCACCCATTGGCGAACTGCCGCCAGCACGGGATCGCCGCCTTTGTAGGCCAGTACCGCCTCAATATCGATGAAATCCAGGGCGCTCAGTTGGTAGAAGTGCAGCAGGGAGTCATGCACCAGGTAGGCGCCGGTGATCAGGTTACGCAGCAACTGGCCGTTGGCGTTGGGGCGGATGCCCATGGCGTCTTCCAGGGCCAGGGCGGCGGCTTCGGCATGAGCATATGGGCAGACCCCGCAGACCCGCTGGGTGACCTGCTGGGCCACCCGGGCGTCGTAGCCGATCAGCGCCTTCTCCAGGCCGCGGAAGAGCAGGCCGGCGGCCCGGGCCTGGGTGATCACCCCATCTTCCACCCGGGTTTCGATCTTAAGATGCCCTTCCACCCGGCTGAGGGGGTCAATGGTAATCCGCTTGCTCGTGCCGCTCTCATTCATGATGAGTAGAGGATTAACCAAAACTTAAGGGGCTGTCAATTAAATCATTTTTTGTTGTCAAATTAACAAATAAAGGGTGCCAATTATTTGTTGTAACGTAAAAAAACGCAAACAGTAACTGTTGGTGTCGGGCGGAATAGTCAAGCTGGTTTTTCCCGGTCGTGGCTGGAAGTTGTGCTTGCTTACTTTGGCGCTGCCCGCTCGGCTTCCGATTCCAGATCCCGGCCCGACCGCGGCAGGGTAAAAATGAAGGTGCTGCCCTTTCCTTCACCCCGGGAGTCCACCCATATCCTGCCGCCGTGGCGTTCAACGATCTTGCGCGCCATGGCCAACCCGACCCCGGTGCCTTCGTAACGCTCCCGGTTGTGCAGGCGCTGAAAGACCTTGAACAGGCGGGAGAACTGCGCCGGATCAATGCCGATGCCATTATCTCTAACCGAGAACTCCCAGCAGTGCTCCCCGGGGCGAACCTCGACCATGACCACCGGCGGGCGCTCGGGAGCCCGGTATTTCAGGGCGTTGCCGATCAGGTTCTGAAACAGCCGTACTCCTTCGTTATAGCTGGCCTCCACCACCGGCCAGTCGCCGATCAGCTCCACCCGGCCGCTGGTTTCAGCCAGCAGGGGTTGCAGGTAGTTGATGGCCTCCCGGGCCATTTCCCGGCTATCCACCGGGGCGATCGGTTCACCCAAACGGCCCATCCGGGAGTATTCCAGCAGGGCGATCAGCATCTTGTCCATCCGACTGGCGCCGTCGGCGGCGAAGTGCATCATCTCGCGGGTTTCGCCTTCGAGTTGACCGCCTAGTTTGTCTATCAGGATTTTGATGTAGCTGTTAATCATTCTTAGCGGCTGCCGGAGATCGTGGGAGGCGGCATAGGCGAACTGCTCCAGTTCGGCGTTGGAGCGAGCCAAGGCCTCCTGGGCCTTTTTTTGCGCGGTGATATCCCGGCTGATGCCGAAGATACCCACCACCTTGCCCCGGGCGTCGAACAGCGGCCATTTGTTGGTCTGGACGTAACCGATCCGGCCGAGTTCA
This window encodes:
- a CDS encoding response regulator; the encoded protein is MRIVIVDDSATARMFIRRCLEIAGFREAEIIEAENGRQALETIRRQRVDLVLTDLTMPVMDGSTLLKWMKSNPELADTKVLVVSSAGNPAKEKELLELGAMAVLGKPVSPARISALLQGLLPPQSEPKGWDDE
- a CDS encoding chemotaxis protein CheA, with amino-acid sequence MASQISADQLEIIREFIQECTDLLDHLEPVIVGFGEFTRDGDFTPGEENMAILHEVFRLFHSIKGSAGFLNFSHMSTTAHAAENLLDKIRKGEMAMNAGHVDLLCATCDFMRGCLDEVATGYSDEGMAAKAAELTGSLKHSLAADSPATAPAAPASSPGAAPRSAGGAEAAAELEIEVTPEMITAFVQEAGEQLQALEEGFLAWSDKGEEATDIGELYRKMHSFKGNCGFVGLADLERLSHRMETVLDVVKAGSGKARAKPADALLNLCDVLKEALTDLAAGGQGKIDGLDLYLDLLNDLIPTGWGDNPVRSRAPKLGEILLAQGRITEDTLDEALSSQARPLGEILVEKGAVTPEDVNQALASQQQAAGAPRPAAAPPPALKRQDLRVDLEKIDTLINLIGELVISENMLVNNPDLEGLELENFAKTAQQMGKIVKELQEVSMAIRMIPVSGLFNRMTRLVHDLSRKSGKKAELVLGGTETEVDKTVIEKVTDPLVHLIRNSMDHGLENGEERKAAGKPPTGTLRLSASHEEGAVLIRLEDDGRGLNRDKILAKAREKGLLDGDGSELSDKEVAAMIFQPGFSTADQVTDVSGRGVGMDVVKQNLNQIKGKIDIDSQPGRGTVINLRIPLTMAILDGMMVQVGTSRYIIPTLSIRESFRPAPEAVTVNPDGLEMVRVRENFYPVIRLHELHQIEAAVEELGQGILVLLENQDRCICLLVDEIIGQQQTVIKGLSEYIGRIGQASCVSGCTIMGNGEVCLILDVGSLTEL
- a CDS encoding HDOD domain-containing protein; translation: MKSKEQKAAIDQAIGRLPRLSAAAIRLLRLVQEPDHGLAEVVAIVKNDALLTSRVLMVVNSPVYGRLNKITGIDHAVSLLGEDLVVGAAMKEAAGLLLDKKLDGYAAEEGELWRHNLKTALAAKILARQTTGKVAPELAFTCGLLHDLGKAVISDYLGDNAGRIRRAVEQGKVADFLAAERVLLGIDHAEAGFTIATKWSLPVPLPEVCRFHHTPGQAPPMWRELLYIVHLADIVAMLSGVGTGADTLQYHLDRNYEAYLTLDEKGLPMVVLQVEEEFSKVAEVF
- a CDS encoding response regulator, with the translated sequence MRTLVAEDDFVSRTVLQEILTPYGTVHLAVDGEEALAAYERAITTRQPYDLICLDIMMPKLDGQEVLRRIRQREKELGIGGSDMARILMVTALGDAKNIMTALVKGSCEGYLVKPIRREKLLEQLRKLDMIQE
- a CDS encoding chemotaxis protein CheD, giving the protein MLKSKVVGVGEFAVSSDPGEVVKTFALGSCVAVIFLHKPTRTVGLIHVALPESLISPDIAAKRPGYFADTGVEAILKEMGRCTGTCSTKLAQGMVVKMAGGANVMDANNTFNIGKRNILALKKILWPLGMGPVAEDVGGGISRTVAVTVGTGRVMLSCAAKGEWEL
- a CDS encoding nickel-dependent hydrogenase large subunit — translated: MNESGTSKRITIDPLSRVEGHLKIETRVEDGVITQARAAGLLFRGLEKALIGYDARVAQQVTQRVCGVCPYAHAEAAALALEDAMGIRPNANGQLLRNLITGAYLVHDSLLHFYQLSALDFIDIEAVLAYKGGDPVLAAVRQWVEEEVRSSRIFPGAPFLPRYRHDDQLPGDTDSLLLVRNYFANFTLLADLQKMVAIFGGKAPHPVAIEAGGVTTRPTLGMLAQYRTLLRRAEAFVLGPYREDIFSVCRAFPHYFQEGRGYGNFLSFPFLPEADGDNHLFAGGALLNGEHQPLELDAINEDHTYAFYRQQSGTALPPLATSRLTPLDWQEFQREEQRKGGKYSWSRAPRYRGEVMEVGAAARIVNSYHQGGNQALKELVDHTNRELGITVADYNSVMGRHLSRYLSAALIIGRLKEQLEMVKDGVLGFEEREVPRNARGVGITEASRGALGHWLETDKDGLIKNYELVVPSTWNFGPKDAAGKPGAVEKMLLGTRISNPEQPLEAARIARSADPCIACSVH
- a CDS encoding ATP-binding protein, with the translated sequence MTPPPAWRQWLSNSDPERVRGRFMGIVFCCLLLTSLPAMVLFHHYQLQTSEAMIRDQGYGVLANYITQTRDSIEKGQRKSFALVMDNIAQLEGVVATTLYDRDGLMNYRSGKVTVGIPFVRDSQGNLINPNEELYRQTRGMFLRDDWNLEDRSNSPSGRQHLRQVAGQPCADCHFQLDQGISFNDRGRAEALGSRTAHFYERIPVDSQCLVCHTNWRVGELAGVLGVSMDKGAFLSQAHENTRRLIYFLLLNAALILAVTFLVATMYRQILVTRQQLTEKSGRLSGLLDNSGQGFLSFGPDLRVEPEYSRECETLLGAELSGKPITELLCSANEPEAGRLGDNIRRIFETPDEFKRETLLSLLPGHFQLNDRELEVDYRLIGERLMMLVITDITEKLRLESQVAEEQTRLRLIVCAATESAELFEVLDDYRRFGQQELPRLLDAAAGDRESAINEIYRQVHTFKGLFGQLEFIHLPRSLHQLETELRQDQEKAGQTPDPREWQHQMQQADAALEQDLLILRETLGEAFFTRRGQLLLAAEEVEMLENLAERLLHGQGPSLDSEETQTMLRRLQRLRYVPFRNLLAGHAKAAQKLAERREKELAPIEIDDQDLLVAPEIYAPFSKSLVHLFRNAVDHGLETPEERWEQDKEEEGHLHCLVRQEGDEIILEISDDGRGLDAESIRRKAVELGRLSADQAAAAQPAELHLLIFDDQFTTKDQADELSGRGVGLAAVKAETERLGGRIEVTSTPGQGTTFRFRLPYLEKKPINITAEESDEQRQAQ
- a CDS encoding chemotaxis protein CheX — protein: MSNDKLNSGRVRRLMQAIGKRTIEYLKEELEIPVNKAYQAGEDVVRMQLRELTSILALDAEIRLLVAFSFDHDLAEKILTASAEGLQIADDERDEMREEAVAEMINIVAGNAIAGHETKGKTISITPPVVINEAKTITRHKGATFRTIQIVTGAGLMSIHFVGPKDFFTMNLDYAEGIND
- a CDS encoding oxidoreductase, translated to MTPFSRREFLKKVYRVVIAAGAAPLLSFEELLAAEADERSRPRPNLVWLQGSSCSGCSISLLNIEQITVLDLLTQFSRLLYHPNLAQATGNQVGELLSTLADGDEPYLLVLEGGIPATMPHACMLDHQPLGHWVSRLAAGASACLAAGTCAVSGGVAAMPGTLTGVVSLTEHLAQEGIKTPVVNLPGCPMKPEHLVYTLLYFMRHRSLPELDGRRRPNRFFSHTIHQRCPRYASFQEQDFARHIWEEGCLLELGCQGPVTYNDCPGNGYNGNSNYCLRAGHPCIGCASELFPRPVLYHLYDDPRVRKGLLQGDSIAPYRRERGGTE
- a CDS encoding Hpt domain-containing protein, with amino-acid sequence MADKLAEHIREALPQSLAQLRQAIDDNNPREMSRQAHALKSPLATFGALGAFRLAREMELRGEAGDMSRSLALLVTLEGETQRIIDFFNDPDWRDQV
- a CDS encoding response regulator, whose product is MTNLEIMVVDDSALTIKKLGAMLEQLGHQVSKTCKSGMEAVETFKYLKDKGLPRPDLVTMDITMPEMDGIAATSRILAMDPDALIIMVTSHGQEQMVIEAIEAGAKGYVLKPFKIEKLKESINQVITRYKKE